From a single Adhaeribacter swui genomic region:
- the galU gene encoding UTP--glucose-1-phosphate uridylyltransferase GalU, which produces MVKKAVIPAAGFGTRFLPATKAQPKEMLPIIDTPTIQYVVQEAVDSGIEDILIITGKGKGAIADHFDRSFELEQRLQEKNEETMYKEMRRLSEMANIYFIRQKEINGLGDAINHARNHTGDEPFAVLLGDTVIDSIIPVTQQLIDIYQQYQATVIAVETVPHDKVNRYGIVGGQSISDSIMELNTLIEKPAVETAPSNLAIAGRYILTPEIYRSLDATPKGKNNEIQLTDAMLHLLSTEKVYSCSIEGKRYDIGNKLDFLKTNVEFALKRKEFAGPFLKYLQEIVRTYESQNK; this is translated from the coding sequence ATGGTAAAAAAAGCAGTAATCCCGGCTGCCGGTTTCGGCACCCGATTTTTGCCGGCCACCAAGGCCCAGCCGAAAGAAATGCTCCCGATTATTGATACGCCTACCATCCAGTACGTGGTGCAGGAAGCCGTTGACTCGGGCATTGAAGATATCTTGATTATTACGGGAAAAGGCAAAGGCGCCATTGCCGACCATTTCGATCGCAGCTTTGAACTGGAACAACGGCTGCAGGAGAAAAACGAGGAAACCATGTATAAAGAAATGCGCCGTTTATCCGAAATGGCGAACATTTACTTTATCCGGCAAAAAGAAATCAATGGTTTAGGCGATGCTATTAATCACGCCCGCAATCATACCGGCGACGAGCCTTTTGCAGTATTGCTCGGCGATACCGTGATTGATTCTATTATTCCGGTTACCCAGCAGCTCATTGATATTTACCAGCAATACCAGGCTACCGTAATTGCCGTAGAAACCGTGCCCCACGACAAAGTAAACCGTTACGGCATTGTGGGCGGCCAATCAATCAGCGATTCGATTATGGAATTAAATACCTTAATTGAAAAACCCGCCGTAGAAACCGCACCGTCGAACCTGGCTATTGCTGGCCGTTATATTTTAACCCCGGAAATTTACCGCTCCCTGGATGCCACGCCGAAAGGTAAAAACAACGAAATTCAACTGACCGATGCGATGCTGCATTTACTTTCCACGGAAAAAGTTTACTCCTGCTCCATCGAAGGCAAGCGCTACGACATTGGCAACAAACTCGATTTTTTAAAAACCAATGTAGAATTTGCCTTAAAACGCAAAGAATTTGCTGGTCCATTCCTGAAATACCTCCAGGAAATTGTGCGCACCTACGAGTCGCAGAATAAGTAA
- a CDS encoding lipocalin-like domain-containing protein, whose amino-acid sequence MITRQTIFMIFFFLAVACTQAQSQGIDRRLLIGKWQLVETTVGENGYPSGNNARSILTFQENGRWKTEDKIATFRGSGTWKLQDSILIRVPDLHLTNYTGTREVHRKITLLTPQKMVFELTNHPEGGQEGYPKYIFHLTKIK is encoded by the coding sequence ATGATTACCCGGCAAACTATTTTTATGATTTTCTTTTTTCTGGCAGTTGCTTGCACGCAGGCCCAAAGCCAAGGGATTGATAGAAGATTGCTAATTGGCAAATGGCAATTAGTGGAAACTACCGTGGGCGAAAACGGATATCCGTCGGGTAACAATGCCAGGTCTATACTTACATTTCAAGAAAATGGCCGTTGGAAAACCGAAGATAAGATTGCCACTTTTCGGGGCTCGGGTACCTGGAAATTACAAGATTCAATTCTGATCCGGGTGCCAGATCTGCATCTTACAAATTATACCGGAACCCGCGAGGTGCACCGAAAAATTACGTTACTAACGCCGCAAAAAATGGTGTTTGAATTGACCAACCATCCGGAAGGAGGTCAGGAGGGTTATCCTAAGTATATTTTCCACTTAACTAAAATCAAGTAA
- a CDS encoding 6-phosphogluconolactonase: protein MKIMIQNDFDDLSKAVAEYIVQYVKQKPNALLCFPSGESPTGVLRHFVQAVQAGQVDVSQCTFIGLDEWVGLDESSDGSCRYFLQQNLFGPLNLAPEKAIVFNGKAADLDQECARVNNFIQQHGPLDIMLVGIGLNGHIGLNEPGTSFDLYAHHAPLAEMTITVGQKYFKQPTPLTNGITLGLKHFQEAHVPILIASGGKKAPIIAQSLEGEVTNQVPASILQTLPEALVYLDRAAASELQFATAK from the coding sequence ATGAAAATAATGATCCAGAACGATTTCGATGATTTGTCGAAAGCTGTTGCCGAGTACATTGTGCAGTATGTAAAGCAAAAGCCTAATGCCTTGTTGTGTTTTCCTTCGGGCGAGTCACCGACTGGGGTTTTGCGGCACTTCGTACAAGCGGTGCAGGCAGGTCAGGTGGATGTGAGCCAGTGTACTTTTATCGGTTTAGACGAGTGGGTTGGTTTAGACGAAAGCAGCGACGGCAGTTGCCGGTATTTTCTGCAGCAGAATTTGTTCGGCCCTTTAAACTTAGCCCCGGAAAAAGCCATTGTGTTTAACGGAAAAGCCGCCGATCTGGACCAGGAGTGCGCACGCGTGAACAACTTTATTCAACAACACGGTCCTTTGGATATCATGCTGGTAGGTATTGGCCTGAATGGGCACATTGGCCTGAACGAACCCGGCACCTCCTTTGATTTGTACGCCCACCATGCCCCGCTAGCCGAAATGACCATTACGGTTGGGCAAAAATATTTTAAGCAACCTACCCCTTTAACCAATGGCATTACCTTGGGCCTGAAACATTTCCAGGAAGCCCACGTGCCTATTTTAATTGCTTCTGGTGGGAAGAAAGCTCCGATCATTGCGCAGTCGCTGGAAGGGGAAGTTACCAACCAGGTGCCCGCCAGCATTCTGCAAACCTTACCCGAGGCTCTTGTGTACCTGGACCGGGCTGCGGCTTCTGAGCTACAGTTTGCTACGGCGAAGTAA
- the trpA gene encoding tryptophan synthase subunit alpha — MTDNKIAQLFKKQPGRSLNVYFTAGFPELESTTTILQTLQDAGADLVEIGMPYSDPLADGPTIQQSNTVALNNGMSIKKLFEQLNNVRDTVTLPIILMGYLNPVLQFGFENFCREAARVGVDGLIIPDMPLVEYEEEYQAIFEKYNLSAIFLITPQTSEDRIRRIDALTNAFIYMVSTASTTGNTVAGTDSQIEYFKRIQQMNLKNPKLIGFGISDKKSFDLACRYAEGAIIGSAFIKVIQQPTGLQENIRDFIYLIKSGEEIFS, encoded by the coding sequence ATGACGGACAATAAAATAGCCCAACTTTTTAAAAAACAACCCGGCCGCAGCCTGAATGTATATTTTACCGCGGGCTTTCCGGAGTTAGAATCCACCACCACTATTTTGCAAACCCTGCAGGATGCTGGTGCCGATTTAGTAGAAATTGGCATGCCGTACTCCGATCCTTTAGCCGATGGCCCGACCATCCAGCAGAGTAACACGGTGGCTCTGAATAATGGTATGTCCATTAAAAAGTTGTTTGAGCAACTGAATAACGTGCGGGATACCGTAACGCTCCCCATTATTCTGATGGGTTATTTAAATCCGGTGCTGCAATTTGGTTTTGAGAATTTTTGCCGTGAAGCTGCGAGAGTAGGGGTAGACGGTTTGATTATTCCGGACATGCCTCTGGTAGAGTACGAAGAAGAATACCAGGCTATTTTCGAAAAATATAACCTGAGCGCCATTTTCCTGATTACCCCGCAAACGTCTGAGGATCGTATTCGCCGCATAGATGCCCTCACCAATGCTTTTATTTACATGGTTTCCACGGCCAGCACCACCGGTAATACCGTAGCCGGCACCGACAGCCAGATAGAATATTTTAAGCGTATCCAGCAAATGAATTTAAAAAATCCGAAGCTCATCGGCTTTGGCATTTCAGATAAAAAATCGTTCGACCTGGCCTGCCGTTACGCCGAAGGGGCAATTATTGGTAGTGCCTTTATTAAAGTTATTCAACAACCCACCGGCCTGCAGGAAAACATCCGCGACTTTATCTATTTAATTAAATCGGGAGAGGAAATTTTTAGTTAG
- the trpB gene encoding tryptophan synthase subunit beta, which produces MDFSVDERGYYGKFGGAYIPEMLYPNVEELRQKYLDIIYEPSFQEELDELLRDYVGRPTPLYYAKRLSEKFNAKIYLKREDLAHTGAHKINNTVGQILLAKRLGKKRIIAETGAGQHGVATATVCALAGLECIVYMGQIDTERQKPNVARMKLLGAKVVPVTSGSQTLKDATNEAIRDWISNPEDTHYIIGSVVGPHPYPDMVARFQAVISAEVRQQLLYKEGTEFPNYVVACVGGGSNAAGAFYHYLNEPAVNLVAVEAAGHGVNSGLSAATSVLGSLGIIHGSKTLLMQTEDGQIVEPHSISAGLDYPGIGPMHAHLYDSGRAKFYAITDEEAMQGVVLCSRMEGIIPAIESAHAIAALHYMQLKSDDVVVLNLSGRGDKDLQTIINYLDEHDGQ; this is translated from the coding sequence ATGGATTTTTCTGTTGATGAACGTGGGTATTATGGTAAGTTCGGTGGCGCTTACATTCCGGAAATGTTATACCCGAACGTAGAAGAACTGCGCCAGAAATACCTGGATATTATCTACGAACCCAGCTTTCAGGAAGAATTAGATGAGCTGTTGCGCGATTACGTGGGCCGGCCGACGCCTTTGTATTACGCCAAGCGGCTTTCCGAAAAATTTAACGCTAAAATTTACCTGAAACGCGAAGATTTAGCCCATACCGGTGCGCATAAAATAAACAACACCGTCGGGCAAATTTTGCTGGCGAAACGTTTGGGTAAAAAACGCATTATTGCCGAAACCGGGGCGGGACAACACGGCGTAGCAACGGCTACGGTTTGCGCTTTAGCGGGTCTGGAATGCATTGTGTACATGGGCCAGATTGATACCGAACGTCAAAAACCGAACGTAGCCCGCATGAAGCTGCTCGGCGCGAAAGTAGTGCCGGTAACTTCCGGTAGCCAAACCTTAAAAGATGCCACCAACGAAGCCATCCGCGACTGGATCAGCAATCCCGAAGACACGCATTACATTATTGGTTCGGTAGTTGGTCCGCACCCGTACCCCGATATGGTAGCCCGTTTTCAGGCGGTAATCAGCGCCGAAGTGCGGCAGCAGTTATTGTATAAAGAAGGTACCGAGTTCCCGAATTACGTAGTGGCCTGTGTGGGTGGCGGTAGCAACGCGGCGGGCGCTTTTTACCATTATTTAAACGAACCAGCCGTAAACTTAGTGGCAGTGGAAGCCGCCGGACACGGTGTAAATTCCGGTTTATCGGCGGCTACCTCGGTGCTTGGTTCTTTGGGTATTATTCACGGCAGCAAGACCCTGCTTATGCAAACCGAAGACGGCCAGATTGTAGAACCCCATTCTATTTCGGCGGGTCTGGATTACCCGGGTATCGGGCCGATGCACGCGCACTTATACGACAGCGGTCGCGCTAAATTCTACGCCATCACCGACGAAGAAGCCATGCAGGGCGTGGTATTGTGCAGCCGGATGGAAGGCATTATTCCGGCCATTGAATCGGCGCACGCTATTGCCGCTTTACATTACATGCAGTTAAAATCCGACGATGTGGTAGTATTAAACCTATCGGGCCGCGGCGATAAAGATTTGCAAACCATTATTAATTACCTCGACGAGCATGACGGACAATAA
- a CDS encoding phosphoribosylanthranilate isomerase, with protein sequence MTIPPMAVSLTNAPTTLQVKVCGMREPENIGDLVALQPDYIGFIFYRKSARYAGEKLNPEYAKHLPATVQKVGVFVNEALETILALTEKYGLQAVQLHGHETPELCRKLKQAGFLVLKAFALDDSFDFTTLEFYEGTCDYYLFDTKGQQHGGNGVTFNWQVLDQYHLNTPFFLSGGLDIEHVAAIKAGRWPQLRGIDINSRFELEPGLKNISKVKKMLTAFRENISIADK encoded by the coding sequence ATGACTATTCCGCCCATGGCTGTTTCCTTAACTAATGCACCCACTACTTTACAGGTGAAAGTATGCGGCATGCGGGAGCCTGAAAACATTGGCGATTTAGTAGCCTTGCAGCCCGATTACATCGGCTTTATTTTTTACCGGAAATCTGCCCGGTACGCCGGCGAAAAACTAAATCCCGAATACGCCAAACACTTGCCGGCTACCGTGCAAAAAGTAGGCGTATTTGTAAACGAAGCCTTGGAAACAATTCTGGCGCTAACAGAAAAGTATGGCTTGCAGGCCGTACAACTCCACGGCCACGAAACTCCAGAACTGTGCCGTAAATTAAAGCAAGCGGGTTTTCTTGTGTTAAAAGCTTTCGCCCTGGATGATAGTTTTGATTTCACAACTTTAGAATTTTACGAAGGCACCTGCGACTATTATTTATTCGATACCAAAGGCCAGCAACACGGCGGCAACGGGGTTACTTTTAACTGGCAAGTTCTGGATCAGTATCACTTAAATACGCCTTTTTTCCTAAGTGGCGGTCTGGACATAGAACATGTTGCTGCCATTAAAGCCGGCCGATGGCCCCAGCTCCGGGGCATCGACATCAATAGCCGGTTTGAACTGGAACCCGGCTTAAAAAATATTTCCAAAGTAAAAAAAATGCTAACGGCATTTCGAGAAAACATTAGCATTGCTGATAAATAA
- the trpC gene encoding indole-3-glycerol phosphate synthase TrpC gives MNILEQIAAHKRQEVAERKALFPVKLLEQSIYFETQPVSFRKYLLREDLHGIIAEFKRKSPSLGVINGHASVERTTIGYMQAGASALSVLTDTEFFGGKNEDLTTSRKFNSCPILRKDFIIDEYQIIEAKSIGADVILLIAGILEAEEVTRLATFAKSLGLEILLEVHDREELERTLTDQVDAIGVNNRNLKDFTVSINTSKELAALIPDTFVKVSESGIGKVETILDLQTYGYRGFLMGEAFMKTSQPEKTLAELIESLKTAKSSLTQ, from the coding sequence ATGAACATACTCGAACAAATAGCCGCCCATAAGCGCCAGGAAGTAGCGGAACGCAAAGCTTTGTTTCCGGTGAAATTGCTGGAGCAAAGTATTTATTTCGAAACGCAGCCGGTATCTTTTCGGAAGTATCTGCTGCGGGAAGATTTGCACGGCATTATTGCGGAATTTAAGCGGAAGTCACCTTCGCTGGGTGTGATTAACGGCCATGCTTCCGTGGAGCGTACCACCATTGGTTACATGCAGGCGGGCGCTTCGGCTTTGTCGGTGCTTACAGATACCGAGTTCTTCGGCGGTAAAAACGAGGATTTAACTACTTCCCGCAAGTTTAATTCCTGCCCGATCCTGCGCAAAGATTTTATTATCGACGAGTACCAGATCATCGAAGCCAAATCCATCGGCGCTGACGTGATTCTGTTAATTGCCGGTATCCTGGAAGCCGAAGAAGTAACAAGACTAGCAACTTTCGCCAAGTCGCTAGGGCTGGAAATTTTGCTGGAAGTACACGACCGCGAAGAACTGGAGCGCACCTTAACCGACCAGGTAGATGCCATTGGCGTGAACAACCGCAATCTGAAAGATTTCACGGTCAGCATCAACACTTCCAAAGAACTGGCGGCATTGATTCCAGACACTTTCGTGAAAGTTTCGGAAAGTGGAATCGGAAAAGTTGAAACTATCCTGGATTTGCAAACTTACGGGTACCGGGGTTTTTTAATGGGCGAAGCCTTCATGAAAACCAGCCAGCCCGAAAAAACTTTAGCCGAGTTAATTGAATCATTAAAAACCGCCAAATCTTCTCTGACGCAATAA
- the trpD gene encoding anthranilate phosphoribosyltransferase — MKEILQQLFEQKALTKEAAYNVLVDLGQGRFNQSEMAAFLTVFLMRNITVHELEGFRDALLELCIKPELGTHEVIDMCGTGGDGKDTFNISTLASFVVAGAGYKVAKHGNFGVSSVCGSSNIMAHFGYQFTHDSDYLRRKLDEANICFLHAPAFHPAMSHVGPIRKQLGLKTFFNMLGPMVNPARPNYQMVGVFNLELLRLYAYLYQQTDKHFMVVHALDGYDEISLTGSFKVVTENGEQILSPQKIGFKEVKQEELAGGTTVEESAKIFTDVLENRGTEAQTNAVVANAAMGLYLMNEEFSIDEAVAAARESLVSGKALESFKKLIA, encoded by the coding sequence ATGAAAGAAATACTGCAGCAGTTATTTGAGCAAAAAGCGCTCACCAAAGAAGCTGCTTACAACGTGTTAGTGGATTTAGGGCAGGGCCGGTTTAACCAGTCTGAGATGGCCGCTTTCTTAACGGTGTTTTTAATGCGCAACATTACCGTGCACGAACTAGAAGGTTTCCGGGACGCTTTGCTGGAACTATGCATTAAACCCGAACTGGGAACGCACGAAGTGATTGATATGTGCGGTACCGGCGGCGATGGCAAAGATACCTTTAATATATCTACGCTGGCTTCGTTTGTGGTAGCCGGAGCGGGGTATAAAGTTGCCAAGCACGGTAATTTTGGGGTATCGTCGGTGTGCGGGTCCTCTAATATTATGGCCCATTTTGGCTACCAGTTTACCCACGACAGCGATTACCTGCGCCGGAAACTCGACGAAGCGAATATTTGCTTTTTGCACGCACCAGCGTTTCACCCGGCCATGAGCCACGTAGGTCCTATCCGGAAGCAATTAGGTTTAAAGACCTTTTTTAATATGCTGGGCCCCATGGTGAACCCAGCCCGGCCTAACTACCAGATGGTCGGCGTTTTTAACCTGGAACTGCTGCGTTTGTACGCCTATTTATACCAGCAAACTGATAAGCATTTTATGGTGGTGCACGCCTTGGATGGCTATGACGAAATTTCGTTAACCGGCTCGTTTAAAGTAGTAACCGAAAACGGCGAACAAATTTTAAGCCCTCAAAAAATAGGCTTTAAAGAAGTAAAACAAGAAGAATTAGCCGGTGGTACCACCGTAGAAGAATCCGCCAAAATCTTCACCGACGTGCTGGAAAACCGCGGCACCGAAGCGCAAACCAACGCCGTAGTTGCCAACGCCGCCATGGGCTTGTACTTAATGAACGAAGAATTTTCCATAGACGAAGCCGTAGCCGCCGCCCGCGAATCTTTAGTTTCCGGCAAAGCCCTGGAGTCGTTTAAAAAGCTCATAGCTTAG
- a CDS encoding anthranilate synthase component II: MKILVLDNYDSFTYNLVQLVKKLGYGMNMEVYRNDKISLADVEEYDSILLSPGPGVPSEAGIMMDLIKQYAPTKKIMGVCLGHQAIGEAFGASLYNLPEPMHGVATNIKITSKNEPLFRGLPAEFKVCRYHSWVVVPTTMPKELEVTALDADGQIMALRHKVHNVRGVQFHPESILTEHGENMMRSWLKGSITPKKSWI, from the coding sequence ATGAAAATACTAGTTTTAGATAATTACGATTCGTTCACTTATAACCTGGTGCAGCTGGTGAAAAAGCTGGGCTACGGCATGAACATGGAGGTGTACCGGAACGATAAAATCAGTCTGGCCGACGTGGAAGAATACGACAGCATTTTGCTGTCGCCGGGACCGGGCGTGCCTTCCGAAGCCGGAATTATGATGGACCTGATTAAACAATACGCGCCGACCAAAAAAATAATGGGCGTGTGTTTGGGGCACCAGGCCATTGGCGAAGCTTTTGGGGCGAGTTTGTACAATTTACCGGAGCCCATGCATGGCGTAGCTACCAACATTAAAATTACTTCTAAAAACGAACCTCTTTTCCGGGGGCTGCCCGCCGAATTTAAAGTGTGCCGCTACCATTCCTGGGTAGTGGTGCCCACCACCATGCCGAAAGAACTGGAAGTAACAGCCCTGGATGCCGACGGGCAGATTATGGCTTTGCGACATAAGGTGCACAACGTACGGGGCGTACAGTTTCATCCGGAATCGATTTTAACCGAGCACGGCGAAAACATGATGCGCAGTTGGTTAAAAGGCTCTATTACGCCTAAAAAAAGCTGGATATGA
- a CDS encoding four helix bundle protein: protein MARIGRFEDFEIYQKATSIAIDIYKMCASGNLKIDYGTRDQMQRAAMSISNNIAEGFEYDNNADFIRFLKYAKGLAGELRNQLYVLKELKMLEDAFYQNKYEELIQLSRQLAAFIKYLKNRQLNNS from the coding sequence ATGGCGCGGATAGGGCGGTTTGAGGATTTTGAGATTTATCAGAAAGCGACTTCTATTGCGATTGATATTTATAAGATGTGCGCTTCCGGTAATTTAAAAATAGATTACGGTACCCGGGACCAAATGCAACGAGCGGCCATGTCTATCTCCAATAATATTGCAGAAGGATTTGAATACGACAACAATGCTGATTTTATCCGCTTTTTAAAATACGCCAAGGGATTAGCGGGGGAACTAAGAAATCAGTTGTATGTTTTAAAAGAATTAAAAATGTTAGAAGATGCTTTTTACCAGAATAAATATGAAGAACTCATTCAGTTATCCCGGCAATTAGCAGCTTTTATCAAATATTTGAAAAACCGACAACTTAATAATAGTTAA
- a CDS encoding anthranilate synthase component I family protein, translated as MNKYKLYNTHKQLLADTVTPVGIYLQLRDKYPNCILLESSDYHGNENSFSYICCDPIGGFELKDQVISQYFPDGTEEQIPLEDRRDAVKHLQQFINSFYVRANPFNFINNGLFGYMTYDAVTYYEDIEFRPKETAYPELPEILYRLYRFIVVVDPFKNELYIFEHSIDENTTGPGLEQLEALIKNKNIPAFTFTPDADETSNFTDDHFLKVLNEGQRHCKLGNVFQIVLSRKFSKGFKGDEFNVYRALRSINPSPYLFYFDYGNFKIFGSSPEAQITLKGNKASIYPIAGTFRRTGNDNADAELARKLYDDPKENSEHVMLVDLARNDLGRHGDQVAVEVFKEVQYYSHVIHLVSKVTSQRSKEVAPMLMVADTFPAGTLSGAPKYRAMSIIDELEPTGRGYYGGCIGYIGFNGDFNHAIMIRSFLSTRNRLHYQAGAGVVAKSNPESELNEVHHKLAALRSAMEKAASI; from the coding sequence ATGAATAAATACAAGCTGTATAACACCCACAAACAGCTCCTCGCCGATACCGTTACCCCTGTTGGTATTTATTTACAATTACGTGATAAATATCCCAACTGCATTTTGCTCGAAAGCTCGGATTACCACGGCAACGAAAATAGCTTTTCCTACATCTGTTGTGACCCGATTGGGGGATTTGAGTTAAAAGACCAGGTAATCAGTCAGTATTTCCCAGATGGTACCGAAGAACAAATTCCTCTGGAAGACCGTCGTGATGCTGTGAAGCATTTGCAGCAGTTTATTAATTCGTTTTACGTGCGGGCCAATCCTTTTAACTTCATCAATAACGGCTTGTTTGGCTACATGACCTACGATGCCGTTACGTATTACGAAGACATTGAATTCCGGCCGAAGGAAACCGCTTACCCGGAGTTACCCGAAATTCTGTACCGTTTGTACCGGTTTATTGTAGTGGTAGATCCGTTTAAAAACGAGCTGTATATTTTCGAGCACAGCATTGACGAAAACACCACCGGCCCGGGCCTGGAACAACTGGAAGCGCTGATTAAAAATAAAAACATTCCGGCTTTTACCTTCACTCCGGATGCCGACGAAACTTCTAACTTCACCGACGACCATTTTTTAAAAGTACTCAACGAAGGCCAGCGCCATTGCAAACTGGGTAACGTTTTTCAAATAGTATTGTCGCGCAAGTTCTCGAAAGGCTTTAAAGGCGATGAGTTTAACGTATACCGGGCTTTGCGTTCTATTAATCCGTCGCCGTATTTATTTTACTTCGACTACGGAAATTTTAAAATTTTTGGTTCTTCGCCCGAGGCTCAGATTACTTTAAAAGGCAATAAAGCCAGCATTTACCCCATTGCCGGCACTTTTAGAAGAACCGGCAACGACAACGCCGACGCCGAACTAGCCCGCAAACTCTACGACGACCCGAAAGAAAATTCCGAGCACGTAATGCTGGTAGACCTGGCCCGCAACGACTTAGGCCGCCACGGCGACCAGGTAGCCGTAGAGGTGTTTAAAGAAGTGCAGTATTATTCGCACGTGATCCATTTGGTTTCGAAAGTTACCAGCCAGCGGTCCAAAGAAGTAGCACCCATGCTCATGGTCGCCGACACGTTCCCGGCCGGTACCTTATCCGGTGCCCCCAAGTACCGCGCCATGAGTATTATCGACGAGCTGGAACCCACCGGCCGCGGGTATTACGGTGGTTGCATCGGTTACATTGGTTTTAACGGCGACTTTAACCACGCCATCATGATCCGGTCTTTCCTGAGCACCCGCAACCGCCTGCACTACCAGGCCGGCGCCGGCGTAGTTGCCAAATCCAACCCCGAATCCGAACTCAACGAAGTACACCACAAACTAGCCGCCCTCCGCTCCGCCATGGAAAAGGCAGCTTCGATATAG
- a CDS encoding alpha/beta hydrolase-fold protein, whose protein sequence is MKIVVNQIPENTPPGAHLYLVGNFNRWQPGASAYRLQLQPDGTYEVKIPIMNRPVEFKVTRGTWESVEAAADGSDLPNRIIKLPSPEVVAVQVANWTDLVVRPPRKHTASPQVQVLDAAFEMPELGRTRRIWLYLPLNYATSNERYPVLYLHDGQNLFDAYYSFTEEWGVDETLDELAQTGGPQVIVVGIEHGGEERINELTPYENPEYGGGDGEKYLQFIVQDLKPYVDATFRTKPEAEHTGIGGSSLGGLISLYAAAHYPQVFGKALVMSPSLWFSDKIFSVAQKDFKNTRLVLLAGEQEGEEMVPQMRELYEQLLAQGFPAEHIWYQTRPDGDHSERFWRREFPEAFKWLYAKK, encoded by the coding sequence ATGAAAATAGTGGTCAATCAGATTCCGGAAAATACGCCGCCGGGGGCGCACCTGTACCTGGTAGGGAATTTTAACCGCTGGCAACCGGGAGCGTCGGCTTACCGCCTGCAATTACAGCCCGATGGTACCTATGAAGTAAAAATACCCATCATGAACCGGCCGGTCGAGTTTAAAGTAACCCGTGGCACCTGGGAGTCGGTGGAGGCCGCGGCCGACGGCAGCGACCTGCCCAACCGCATCATTAAACTGCCCTCACCGGAAGTAGTTGCCGTGCAAGTAGCCAACTGGACGGACTTGGTTGTCCGGCCACCCCGCAAACACACGGCCAGCCCCCAGGTGCAAGTACTGGATGCCGCTTTTGAAATGCCGGAACTGGGTCGAACCCGGCGCATCTGGTTGTATTTACCCCTAAATTATGCTACCAGCAACGAACGCTACCCGGTGTTGTATTTGCACGACGGCCAGAACTTATTCGATGCCTATTACAGCTTTACCGAGGAATGGGGCGTAGACGAAACCCTGGATGAACTGGCGCAAACCGGTGGCCCGCAGGTAATAGTAGTGGGTATTGAACACGGCGGGGAAGAACGGATTAACGAACTTACGCCCTATGAAAATCCGGAATACGGCGGAGGCGATGGCGAAAAATACCTGCAGTTTATTGTGCAGGATTTAAAACCGTACGTGGACGCTACTTTCCGCACCAAGCCCGAGGCCGAACATACCGGCATTGGCGGTTCTTCGTTGGGTGGTTTAATTTCGTTGTACGCGGCGGCGCATTACCCACAGGTTTTTGGCAAAGCTTTAGTTATGTCGCCTTCCTTGTGGTTTTCGGATAAGATATTTAGCGTAGCCCAGAAAGATTTTAAAAATACCCGTCTGGTTTTGCTGGCTGGCGAGCAGGAAGGCGAAGAAATGGTACCGCAAATGCGTGAACTTTACGAACAATTATTGGCCCAGGGCTTTCCGGCGGAACACATCTGGTACCAGACCCGCCCGGACGGGGACCACAGCGAAAGGTTCTGGCGGCGCGAGTTCCCGGAGGCGTTTAAATGGCTCTACGCAAAAAAATAA